A genomic window from Flavobacterium johnsoniae includes:
- a CDS encoding alpha-ketoglutarate-dependent dioxygenase AlkB family protein: MMLFDDTEIFSSGNGGRRIFDVPDADLLLIDNFFSKTESDHYYNVLYHGTPWREYEMPMYDKVVTAPRMISWYGDSSRPERKSNPDWPLELLQIRERVEKETRINFNGVLLNLYRDGTDGVGWHSDKTSSSNKNMNIASVTFGETRLFRLRHKVLKNMAPIEIPLHHGTFLLMAGSTNTYWEHQVPKTARPVLPRINLTFRQVREI; the protein is encoded by the coding sequence ATGATGCTTTTTGATGACACCGAAATTTTTTCATCAGGCAACGGCGGCAGGAGAATATTTGACGTCCCTGATGCCGACCTGCTGCTAATTGATAATTTCTTCAGCAAAACCGAATCCGATCATTACTACAATGTTTTATACCACGGCACACCGTGGAGGGAATATGAAATGCCCATGTATGACAAAGTGGTTACAGCTCCCCGCATGATCTCGTGGTACGGGGACAGCAGCAGGCCTGAACGTAAATCAAATCCGGATTGGCCTTTGGAACTGCTCCAGATCAGGGAGCGCGTGGAAAAGGAAACCCGCATAAACTTTAACGGCGTACTGCTCAATTTGTACAGAGATGGCACCGATGGTGTGGGATGGCACAGCGACAAGACCTCATCGAGCAATAAGAATATGAACATCGCTTCTGTGACTTTCGGAGAAACGCGTCTGTTCCGCCTGCGTCATAAAGTACTCAAAAATATGGCGCCAATCGAGATTCCGCTGCACCACGGAACCTTTCTTCTCATGGCAGGCAGCACCAATACCTACTGGGAGCACCAGGTGCCTAAGACGGCCCGTCCCGTACTGCCCAGAATCAACCTTACCTTTCGTCAGGTCAGGGAAATATAA
- a CDS encoding DUF3606 domain-containing protein yields MENLHNNGQEQNAHIDISQQAEIQQWAEKLNVPEEILKDAVRAAGTTVEEVAEHLNDNSPSRESASETVRLKDGPWHDEKGNGKHQNPQGKSIEEATDPSKLSQL; encoded by the coding sequence ATGGAAAATCTACATAATAACGGACAAGAGCAGAACGCTCATATTGATATTTCACAGCAGGCTGAAATCCAGCAGTGGGCTGAAAAGTTAAATGTCCCTGAGGAGATATTAAAAGATGCCGTAAGGGCAGCAGGCACTACTGTGGAAGAAGTAGCTGAGCACTTGAATGATAATTCTCCTTCTAGAGAAAGCGCCTCAGAAACCGTTCGCTTGAAAGACGGTCCCTGGCATGATGAAAAAGGGAATGGTAAGCATCAAAATCCGCAGGGAAAAAGCATTGAAGAGGCAACAGACCCTTCAAAACTATCACAGCTTTAA
- a CDS encoding DUF7222 domain-containing protein, producing MKALERSNYSGYRVSDAFNEIILKSITSYSGKRREKLKSFFLDLQQGGCVSGMISEFIYNTDCKAFYIEHIDDLENIRTELEEAIGEPIENRFQAPHYTFVCWLCFEEYCYELYSRLFE from the coding sequence ATGAAAGCCTTAGAAAGATCAAATTACAGTGGGTACCGTGTAAGCGATGCCTTTAATGAAATTATCCTAAAAAGCATTACTTCCTACAGCGGAAAACGCAGAGAAAAGCTCAAATCCTTTTTCCTTGATTTGCAGCAGGGAGGATGCGTGAGCGGCATGATTTCAGAATTTATCTACAACACGGACTGCAAAGCGTTTTACATCGAACATATCGATGACCTTGAAAATATACGTACTGAACTGGAAGAAGCTATCGGCGAGCCGATCGAAAACCGATTTCAAGCCCCGCATTACACCTTTGTCTGCTGGCTCTGCTTCGAGGAATATTGTTATGAGCTCTATTCTAGGCTCTTTGAATAG
- a CDS encoding single-stranded DNA-binding protein: MEITGRIVKDASVFKVKENREVVNFSIAVNDSYKPKGSTEVKKIVTYIDCSYWLRSGLAQWLKKGTLVQLFGRIGLNVYIGNDARAHGALTFHTSDIKILVFPQTQSTKAVPAAKKDNKNEEPDDLPF, encoded by the coding sequence ATGGAAATCACAGGACGAATTGTAAAAGATGCCTCCGTTTTTAAAGTAAAAGAAAACCGTGAGGTGGTAAACTTCTCCATAGCAGTCAACGACAGCTATAAACCCAAAGGAAGCACAGAGGTCAAAAAGATTGTAACCTATATCGACTGTTCTTACTGGCTCAGGTCGGGACTGGCGCAGTGGCTCAAAAAAGGAACGCTCGTACAGCTCTTCGGGCGCATCGGGCTGAATGTCTATATCGGAAATGACGCCCGCGCGCACGGCGCTTTGACCTTTCACACATCGGATATTAAAATCCTTGTATTCCCCCAGACGCAGAGCACAAAAGCAGTACCTGCGGCTAAAAAGGACAATAAAAACGAAGAGCCTGACGACCTGCCCTTCTAA
- a CDS encoding ATP-dependent helicase has protein sequence MNDPILENLNPSQLQAVKTTEGYVRVIAGAGSGKTKALTSRFAYIVDRLGINSSNILCVTFTNKAAQEMKRRVKALIGDLFDVSFITTYHGFCVRFLREEINKIHYPKNFIILDAEDQKTILREVFNELDINSKNLTFKQVLRFISKQKSTSDYLGYMLENKSFGPDEKESLSSRVYQKYLDKQKRNYALDFDDLIHFTAFILDSNPDVLFKWQQMLHYIQVDEAQDSSDSQFHLVEMLSRVHQNLFLVGDPDQTIYEWRGAKPEYLVEFDRMFPDTKTIIMNQNYRSTPNILKVGNHIIKNNKVRVDKDMVTDNPEGVEVVHFHGKNDFEETFWVASEIKEILKTENAAYSDITILYRSNHLSRNIEQALIKENIPYAIFGGVRFFERKEIKDVLSFLRLIVQGDNFSFLRIHNHPSRGLGKKFLERLSLLAGEQNLSLLQALQNNIEDKELNKKGAADFLALVEELKTDAQTNSISDLVKIILDKSGLSELYRKDGDEDRLENIKELVSSMLLLEKENNGPVNIVEYLQEIALYTDLDKDTENQDKVRLMTIHISKGLEFPYVFLCGFTEGVLPSALSIKERRKRAIEEERRLMYVAVTRAEKRFYMTDSEGFNFTTGLSKYPSRFLFEIKEEFYVRKGKLSAEILQAAQSSAAASKNSEDTEFIEGDLVMHPVWNKGKVLAVDREKNQYTVHFFEMGKEKPIDFSFRFLTAASDVELEGSSPAALLNIHENLKNAPDPFADQEQQNGFAENEDSRIFNDKNTDSKKEEW, from the coding sequence ATGAACGATCCGATTCTAGAAAACCTTAATCCCAGCCAGCTCCAAGCCGTGAAAACCACAGAAGGTTATGTGCGCGTTATTGCAGGAGCCGGCTCAGGAAAAACAAAGGCCCTTACCTCCCGCTTTGCCTACATTGTGGACAGGCTGGGAATCAATTCCTCCAATATCCTCTGCGTGACCTTTACCAATAAAGCGGCACAGGAAATGAAAAGGCGCGTCAAGGCGCTCATTGGCGATCTTTTTGATGTCAGCTTCATCACAACCTATCACGGTTTCTGCGTACGGTTTCTGCGTGAGGAAATAAATAAAATCCATTACCCGAAAAATTTTATCATACTGGATGCCGAAGACCAGAAAACCATTTTAAGGGAGGTGTTCAACGAACTGGACATCAATTCGAAAAACCTCACTTTCAAACAGGTGCTCCGCTTTATCTCCAAACAGAAAAGCACCTCCGATTATCTGGGGTACATGCTCGAGAATAAAAGCTTTGGGCCCGATGAAAAGGAATCGCTCTCCAGCCGCGTGTATCAGAAATACCTCGACAAGCAGAAGCGCAATTATGCGCTGGATTTTGATGACCTGATCCATTTTACGGCTTTCATACTCGACAGCAATCCTGATGTGCTTTTCAAATGGCAGCAAATGCTGCATTACATACAGGTCGATGAGGCGCAGGACAGCTCCGACAGCCAGTTCCATCTGGTGGAAATGCTCTCGCGTGTGCACCAGAACCTGTTTCTGGTAGGGGATCCCGACCAGACGATCTATGAGTGGCGCGGTGCGAAACCCGAATACCTGGTGGAATTCGACAGGATGTTTCCTGACACGAAAACCATTATCATGAACCAGAACTACCGCTCTACGCCAAACATCCTCAAAGTAGGCAACCATATTATCAAAAACAACAAGGTAAGGGTGGACAAGGATATGGTCACGGATAATCCCGAAGGAGTTGAAGTGGTGCATTTCCATGGAAAAAATGACTTTGAGGAAACCTTCTGGGTGGCTTCCGAAATCAAGGAAATCCTTAAAACGGAAAATGCCGCTTACTCTGATATTACCATTTTATACCGTTCCAACCATCTCTCCAGAAATATCGAGCAGGCACTGATCAAAGAAAATATTCCCTACGCCATATTTGGTGGCGTGCGTTTCTTTGAAAGAAAGGAAATCAAAGATGTGCTTTCCTTTTTAAGGCTTATCGTCCAGGGCGATAATTTCTCTTTTCTGCGCATTCACAACCACCCTTCCCGCGGGCTGGGGAAAAAGTTCCTCGAAAGGCTCAGCCTTCTGGCAGGCGAACAGAACCTGTCCCTGCTTCAGGCGCTGCAAAATAATATTGAGGATAAAGAGCTCAATAAAAAAGGAGCTGCGGATTTCCTGGCTCTGGTTGAAGAGCTGAAAACAGATGCCCAGACAAATTCCATTTCTGATCTGGTCAAGATCATACTCGATAAAAGCGGACTATCCGAACTCTACCGAAAAGACGGCGATGAGGACAGGCTGGAAAATATAAAAGAGCTGGTAAGCTCCATGCTGCTGCTGGAAAAAGAAAACAACGGCCCTGTAAATATTGTCGAATACCTGCAGGAAATTGCACTCTATACCGATCTGGACAAAGACACGGAAAATCAGGATAAGGTACGCCTGATGACCATCCACATCTCCAAAGGGCTTGAATTTCCCTATGTGTTCCTATGCGGTTTTACCGAAGGGGTCCTGCCAAGCGCCCTTTCCATAAAGGAAAGACGAAAACGTGCTATTGAAGAGGAAAGAAGACTGATGTACGTTGCCGTTACAAGAGCCGAGAAAAGGTTTTACATGACCGATTCGGAAGGCTTTAATTTCACCACAGGGCTGAGCAAGTACCCTTCAAGGTTCCTCTTTGAAATCAAGGAAGAATTTTATGTGCGTAAAGGAAAACTGTCAGCAGAAATCCTCCAGGCGGCGCAGTCATCGGCGGCGGCTTCAAAAAACAGTGAAGATACCGAGTTCATTGAAGGGGATCTTGTAATGCATCCTGTCTGGAACAAAGGGAAAGTGCTTGCCGTAGATAGGGAGAAAAACCAGTACACTGTGCATTTTTTTGAAATGGGAAAAGAGAAACCCATTGACTTTTCGTTTCGTTTCCTAACTGCCGCATCAGATGTTGAGCTGGAAGGTTCTTCCCCTGCTGCACTTTTAAATATCCACGAAAACTTAAAAAATGCTCCTGATCCATTTGCAGACCAGGAGCAGCAGAACGGCTTTGCTGAAAATGAGGATAGCCGTATTTTTAATGATAAAAATACAGACAGTAAAAAGGAAGAATGGTAA
- the xseA gene encoding exodeoxyribonuclease VII large subunit: MGPDQHIRLSQLTGQIQDTIHSRFKGQTYWVVADITNHSFKADKKIHYFELVEKSEKGSTITAKIMGKSWGAGALKILDFENSTGQRFTNNLHVLVQVSVDFHPLYGLSVNLLDIDSNFMLGILEQQRNATLARLVKENDFIQKEGEFYSTLNSRLKLPAIIQRVAVISSSSSAGNEDFRHTMQHNDFGYVFQIDDYHTVVQGDNNAKLFLNKLIDVYNTGIAYDAIVITRGGGSQSDFLIFDNYNIGRAVAKFPIPVITGIGHQKNVSITDLMAHTHTKTPTKAAEFIIAHNRSFEQHILSLQRIIVIKSQQLFLGYYKELSGLKSTVTHNAKQLIAVQKEELMLTHQHIVRTSRDILAEKKQNLLLTAQKTLQRPQSIIQQENSNLQHLKANLKIFTSQYLRSRRLQLEDHHKTIKLLSPQNVLSRGYAVIRKNNKIVNGAGSIKEGEEIEIVTKDAVLKSTVNEKIEYDGKHTDL, from the coding sequence ATGGGACCAGACCAGCATATCAGACTCTCACAGCTCACCGGCCAGATCCAGGATACGATCCATTCCCGCTTTAAGGGACAGACGTACTGGGTAGTGGCAGATATCACCAACCATTCCTTCAAGGCCGATAAAAAGATCCATTACTTTGAACTGGTGGAGAAATCAGAGAAAGGCAGTACGATCACTGCTAAAATAATGGGCAAGAGCTGGGGAGCAGGAGCACTAAAGATCCTTGATTTTGAAAACAGCACCGGACAGCGTTTTACCAACAATCTTCATGTTCTTGTTCAGGTTAGCGTGGATTTCCATCCGCTGTACGGTCTTTCGGTAAACCTTCTGGATATCGACAGCAATTTCATGCTCGGCATTCTGGAACAGCAGCGCAACGCCACTCTTGCAAGGCTTGTTAAAGAGAATGATTTCATACAGAAAGAAGGAGAGTTTTACTCCACGCTGAACAGCCGTCTGAAGCTTCCTGCGATAATTCAGAGGGTTGCGGTGATTTCCTCAAGCAGTTCTGCCGGAAATGAGGATTTCCGCCATACGATGCAGCATAACGATTTTGGCTATGTTTTTCAGATTGATGATTATCATACCGTTGTTCAGGGGGACAATAATGCCAAACTGTTCCTAAACAAGCTTATTGATGTCTACAACACTGGAATTGCTTATGATGCCATTGTCATCACAAGGGGAGGCGGATCGCAGTCTGATTTTTTGATTTTCGACAATTACAATATCGGAAGGGCAGTGGCAAAATTCCCGATCCCTGTGATAACCGGCATCGGGCACCAGAAAAATGTCAGCATTACCGACCTGATGGCCCATACCCATACCAAAACACCAACCAAGGCGGCGGAGTTTATCATAGCGCACAACCGCAGTTTCGAGCAGCATATACTGTCACTGCAAAGGATAATAGTTATTAAATCGCAGCAGCTTTTCCTTGGGTATTATAAAGAACTCAGCGGACTTAAAAGCACGGTTACCCATAATGCGAAACAACTGATTGCCGTGCAGAAAGAAGAACTCATGCTTACCCATCAGCATATTGTCCGGACCAGCAGGGACATACTGGCGGAGAAAAAGCAAAACCTGCTGCTGACTGCGCAGAAAACACTGCAGCGACCACAGAGCATCATCCAGCAGGAAAACAGCAATCTTCAGCATTTAAAAGCGAACCTGAAGATCTTTACCAGCCAGTACCTGCGAAGCCGCAGACTCCAATTGGAGGACCACCATAAAACTATAAAGCTGCTCTCCCCGCAGAATGTGCTCAGCAGAGGATATGCCGTGATCCGAAAAAACAATAAAATTGTAAACGGAGCAGGGAGCATAAAGGAAGGCGAAGAGATTGAAATAGTAACAAAAGATGCCGTACTGAAAAGTACGGTCAACGAAAAAATAGAATATGATGGAAAACACACTGACTTATGA
- the xseB gene encoding exodeoxyribonuclease VII small subunit → MMENTLTYEAAAKELALIAKEMEDETISVDELAAKVKRASELIEFCQAKLKSTETEVAKIISGMENTKE, encoded by the coding sequence ATGATGGAAAACACACTGACTTATGAGGCTGCAGCCAAAGAGCTGGCCCTGATCGCCAAAGAGATGGAAGACGAAACCATCTCTGTGGATGAACTGGCTGCCAAAGTAAAAAGGGCATCTGAACTGATAGAGTTCTGCCAGGCAAAACTAAAATCGACCGAAACTGAAGTGGCTAAAATTATCAGCGGTATGGAGAATACCAAGGAGTAA